The DNA region TTAATACAAAATTAATGAAACCAGCAGATTATCCTAAAGATTGGAAGGATTTAACCGATTCTAAGTTCAAGAATGGAATAGCTATGAATGATCCTAGTACATCAGGACCTACATATCCTTATGTTAGCGGAATGCTTCAAAGCATGGGAGATACACAAGGTAAGAATTTCTATCAGAATCTTAAGACTAATGGACTTAAAGTATTCCCTACAAATGACAATACATTAAAGGCTTTGGTATCTGGTCAGGTTAAAGTTATAACTATACAGAATTCAGCACTTATTAATGCTAAGAAAAGTGGGGATCCAGTGGATATAATATATCCTTCTTCTGGGGTATTTACACTTCCAGGTGTCATTTCAATAAACAAGAATGCTCCTGATATGGACGCAGCCAAACAATTTGTTGAATACTGCCTTTCTCCTGAGGGACAATCTGTAATGCTTGATCCTAAAAATGGTGGCGGTGATTCATATTTTAACCCAGTCATAAAGGGTGTACAAGCTAATAAAGAAGCCCTGACAACTGATGTTAAGTGGATAACGACAGATCCAATAGCTGCTGCTAAAAATGAAAAAGATATTAAGAAGTGGTTCCATGATAATATCCTCCAATAAAAAATTGTTTGTAAGATTTGGTGAGAAGTTCGGAGAGGTATTTGGTATTATTGCAATGACGGTAATTGTCGTATATCCGTTAGCAGCTTTATTGCTGCAATCAATATTTCCTCATATTTTTGACAAGATATCGAGCATCACTCCGTCTCTTGCAAATTTACTGAGTGTATTCACTGATAAGTCAAACTTTTTAGCTCTATCTAATTCAATAATTATTGGGCTTTTGGCAGCAGTGATTGCTGTAATATTGGGGACTTTTTCGTCTATAGCAATACATCATATGCCAGATGCTGCTGCAAATATATTTAACTCACTTATTTGGATAGCATTTTTTATGCCTTCATATGTCATTGCAGAAGGATGGATGCTGCTTATGCAAGATGGAGGAATACTTAGTCAAATATTCGGTTTACCTTTTGGCTGGTCTGCATGGTTTTTTACCAGGTATGGGCTTGCATTAATAATGGGGCTGCGTTTTTTTACGTATGTATATTTTAGTATGCACCAGGCTCTAAAAAATATTGGAACGGAATTGCTAAATGCAGGAAAAATAGGTGGTGCCACTAGAAGTCAATTATTTTTTAAGGTTACACTTCCACTTTTGACACCAGCATTACTTGCGGGAGCTTCAATTGCATTTGCAGAAGGTTTTGGGGATTTTGGTATTGCTGCTGCAATAACACCAAATTCCCATATTCCACTTTTAACGTACCAAATATATTCATCATTAAACCAAGATCCAGTTAATTATTCTGTGGCAGCTAGTTTATCAGTAATTGAAGTTCTTGTTACATCTGCTGCAATTGGTTTACAGTTTATGATAATGAGGAAGAAATCATATGTTACCACTCCATCGTTTAAGAAGACAGATAACAGTTCAGAAAAATATGGTAATAAATGCAGGTATTATTCAATATTTTTTGTAGGTATGGTAATAATAATAATTTTATCATTTGTTCTTCCGCTTATGTCTAATATATGTGCATCTTTATGGAAGGTATGGAGTAATGGCATCAATAGCTCAAATTGGACTTTTGCACATTATAGAGATGCCATTCAAATTAATGGCGATGGGTATGCTTCACTATTACGCTCAATTACTTATTCAGCTATAGTTGCTATTGTAGCTGTCCCTTTTGCAGTTATCTTAGCATATCAGTTGATATTTAAGCATTCACTTACAAGTAAATTTTTAAATATTCTAAACATGTCAACACTTGCAATACCTGGAGTTGTACTGGCAGCAGGATTTGTGTTTGCTTGGAATGCAGTATGGCTTATACCATTAAATCTAGTACTTTATGGAACTCCCATATGTCTTGCAATGGCTTATCTTGCAGGTGCGTTGCCATATTCTATCAGATTACAAACTGGAGCGTTGAGCACGCTTCCACCAAATTTATTGAAATCAGCTAAAGCTTTTGGAGCTAACAATATGCAAATAATTTTTAAGATAATAGTGCCATTAGTAAGTACAACTACAATATCTACATTTTTTATGTCTTTTGCAGGTATAATGTTCGAATTACCGGCAGCTTCGCTGCTATATCCGCCAGGACAACCACCATTTTCTGTAGTGGTTCAGTCTAGATTTAATAGTTCGGATTGGTCTAATGGTTCAGCCCTTACGATAATCGGTATATTAATTGTGTTTTTAGTATTTCTACTTACTAGAAGTGTAATTTGGTTTATGGGACATACAAAACTACATCTTTCAGCAGAAAAAATAATTGATACAACAAATGTGACTTCTGAAAGTAATCCAGTACAAACTGTGGAAGATATTAAGGAATTTTAATGTTAGGTTGATTCTGAGGCTGGTGTAGATGATCTAAAATATTTTATAAGTAAGGTGATTTTTATTTTTATTGAGATTGATAATATTTCAAAATCATATGGTTCAAGACTTATCTTGGATCATATTTCCATGAAAGTTGAAAAAGGTCAATTTGTTACATTACTTGGCTCTTCAGGATGTGGTAAAACTACACTACTCAATACAATTGCAGGTTTGACTAATATTGATAGTGGATCAATTAGAGTAAATGGATCAGTTTGGTCATCAAATAATTTCACCATGTCACCTGAGTATCGTAATATCGGCATGGTATTCCAAGATTTTGCTTTATGGCCTCATATGTCAATATTTGAGAATATAGCATTTGTGTTAAAACTTAAAAAAGGAAAAAAGATGAGTAGATCAGAGATAAAATCAAGGGTCAGTGAAGTGCTTGAAGTTGTCCAAATGAATGGATTCCAGCACTATTATCCTCATCAGCTTTCAGGGGGTCAAAAACAGAGAATTGCAGTTGCACGTGCACTTGCTCCCAATCCTTTTTTCTTACTTATGGATGAGCCATTATCAAGTCTTGATGCAAAAATGAGAGAAAAAATGCGATGGGAATTACTACAGATTGTTAAAAATGCGGGTATAACTACTATATATGTTACTCATGATCAGATCGAAGCCTTAAGTATGTCTGACAATGTAATTTTATTGAATAATGGTCATATAGAGCAGGAGGATGATCCAGTGGCTCTATATCAAAAACCACAATCTGCATTTACTGCATCTTTTTTGGGTGCTTCTAATTTTCTTGAAGGTAATTTTATAAGCTATTCAGGTAGCGATATGCTAATTGAATGCTCGGGATTTAACATTTTGGCTTCACCAATACGAGATGTTAAAAATAAGATTAGTGTCATGATACGCCCAACAGATATACTTGTTGATACTGATTATGATGGAGTGGCTACAAAGTTAAAAGGCAGGATTTGCCAAAGGGCATTTCAGGGAACTTCCTGGCAGTATAAAGTAGAAATACATGGTACAAATAATATATTTCTTGATGTATGTAGTAAAATGGAAAGGTATGATAATTCAGAGATTATGTTGTGCCTACCAGCTTCGATTTGTCATGCAGTTAAAGCATAGCTTGGAGTTGAAAAACACCTCTTACACTCAATATAAGATATCAGTGTAGAGCGGTGTTTTTGTTTAGTTTTTATAATAAATGTATTATTGCAAATATTAATTTTATCTTATAATTTTAACAAGAATTCATATAAAATAGTGATTATATTAACTGCAATTTTCAGTTTTCTACCCTTGGTTTTGTCGTCTATATTTAGTATTGTTAAAGTAAAAGTAGCTAGAGATGAAAATGTCATTAAATATAAAGTTAAAATTTATAAGGCTTCCAGTAAACTCACTGGAAGCCTTTCATATCTTCAATTTAGCTGCTCGATAATTATATTTGCATTTTTCCAGGCACACAGAGATAAATCCAAACCAGAAACAACTATTTTAATTGTAGTATTATTTTTTTGTATGTTGAAAATTCCGTTACCAATTAGAGGAGTTCCTGGAGTTATTAAAGTAGTTGGACTATCAAGGGGAATATTATTTATAACTATATCAGCTCTTCCAAGAGGAGAGGATTTAGTTGTATATAGTATAAATGTAATTTTAAAAATACCTGGTGT from Clostridium pasteurianum BC1 includes:
- a CDS encoding ABC transporter substrate-binding protein; translated protein: MKSKRLKSIIVMGTLSFLILTMSACGKQNTASASNSNSASSPSKKQLVLYSAQGYDKAVAEAFQKKTGINVKLVDDSTGMITAKMEAERSNPHWDVAWFDGNATMQAIDNEQMLLHDWTPSDMQNFTDLGKSLIPSNKSYFPVTVTAAAAIGVNTKLMKPADYPKDWKDLTDSKFKNGIAMNDPSTSGPTYPYVSGMLQSMGDTQGKNFYQNLKTNGLKVFPTNDNTLKALVSGQVKVITIQNSALINAKKSGDPVDIIYPSSGVFTLPGVISINKNAPDMDAAKQFVEYCLSPEGQSVMLDPKNGGGDSYFNPVIKGVQANKEALTTDVKWITTDPIAAAKNEKDIKKWFHDNILQ
- a CDS encoding ABC transporter permease, which produces MKKILRSGSMIISSNKKLFVRFGEKFGEVFGIIAMTVIVVYPLAALLLQSIFPHIFDKISSITPSLANLLSVFTDKSNFLALSNSIIIGLLAAVIAVILGTFSSIAIHHMPDAAANIFNSLIWIAFFMPSYVIAEGWMLLMQDGGILSQIFGLPFGWSAWFFTRYGLALIMGLRFFTYVYFSMHQALKNIGTELLNAGKIGGATRSQLFFKVTLPLLTPALLAGASIAFAEGFGDFGIAAAITPNSHIPLLTYQIYSSLNQDPVNYSVAASLSVIEVLVTSAAIGLQFMIMRKKSYVTTPSFKKTDNSSEKYGNKCRYYSIFFVGMVIIIILSFVLPLMSNICASLWKVWSNGINSSNWTFAHYRDAIQINGDGYASLLRSITYSAIVAIVAVPFAVILAYQLIFKHSLTSKFLNILNMSTLAIPGVVLAAGFVFAWNAVWLIPLNLVLYGTPICLAMAYLAGALPYSIRLQTGALSTLPPNLLKSAKAFGANNMQIIFKIIVPLVSTTTISTFFMSFAGIMFELPAASLLYPPGQPPFSVVVQSRFNSSDWSNGSALTIIGILIVFLVFLLTRSVIWFMGHTKLHLSAEKIIDTTNVTSESNPVQTVEDIKEF
- a CDS encoding ABC transporter ATP-binding protein; the encoded protein is MIFIFIEIDNISKSYGSRLILDHISMKVEKGQFVTLLGSSGCGKTTLLNTIAGLTNIDSGSIRVNGSVWSSNNFTMSPEYRNIGMVFQDFALWPHMSIFENIAFVLKLKKGKKMSRSEIKSRVSEVLEVVQMNGFQHYYPHQLSGGQKQRIAVARALAPNPFFLLMDEPLSSLDAKMREKMRWELLQIVKNAGITTIYVTHDQIEALSMSDNVILLNNGHIEQEDDPVALYQKPQSAFTASFLGASNFLEGNFISYSGSDMLIECSGFNILASPIRDVKNKISVMIRPTDILVDTDYDGVATKLKGRICQRAFQGTSWQYKVEIHGTNNIFLDVCSKMERYDNSEIMLCLPASICHAVKA